One genomic segment of Streptomyces niveus includes these proteins:
- a CDS encoding ThuA domain-containing protein: protein MHSQRRPRGRSFLALLTGALLAGSTLSAVPANAADPGRQAAAPTFQQVTLAKGAEEAGEPMTLAVLPDRQVLHTSRDGTLRITDEGGTTKVSGTLDVYSHDEEGLQGVGVDPGFAQNRAVYLYYAPKLDTPAGDAPETGGAADFAPFDGVNRLSRFTLNEDGTLDEASEKKVLDVPASRGTCCHVGGDIAFDADGNLYLSTGDDTNPFASDGYTPIDDRPDRNPAFDARRSSGNTNDLRGKVLRIKVADDGSYTVPDGNLFAPGTEKTKPEIYAMGFRNPFRISVDQKTGIVYVGDYGPDAGAADPDRGPAGQVEFARVTEAGNFGWPYCTGDNEPFKDYDFGTGTSGPAFDCAAPKNDSPHNTGLTDLPPSQAAWIPYDGNSVPEFGDGSESPMGGPVYNYDADLDSPVKFPEEYDGNFFAGEFGRKWIKRIDQGADGTVESINDFPWSGTQVMDMEFGPDGALYVLDYGTGFFGGDEHSALYRVENATEGYSPVAVAKADKTSGTGPLEVAFSSEGTEDADGDELTYAWDFGDGGTSTEPNPTHTFEENGTYSATVTAKDPGGLTGTASVQVVVGNTAPVVKLELPAPGTLFSFGDELPFKVSVTDPEDGEDIDCSKVTVRYILGHDSHGHPITSKTGCEGTIKAPADAEHDPNANIFGVIDAEYTDGGGGGQASLTGHGQSEIQPRHRQAEHANDSSGTTVTDREGANGGKTVGGISNGDWISFEPYHLAGAAKLTARVSSGGAGGTLEVRAGAADGEVLGSAEVPVTGDWTTFEDVEVALTGAPAETTDLVLTFKGGEGDLFEVDDFEITGEAPAAAGERVLVFSKTAGFRHDSIEAGTAALKELGESTEITVESTEDAGAFTAENLAEYDAVAFLSTTGDVLNAEQQKAFEEYVAGGGGYLGIHAAADTEYEWEFYGGLVGAYFDSHPAIQPATVKVEDHEHPATAHLEDTWDRTDEWYNYRTNPREQARVLASLDESSYEGGNMSGDHPIAWCQTYEGGRSFYTGGGHTKESYAEPAFRDHLLGGLKYATGQVEADCTPTGGTDPDPGYTDIFDGKTLDGWKQAGPGQFDIVDGELRSQGGMGLLWYEAKELSSYSLKLDWKMAGDDNSGVFVGFPASDDVNSAVDNGYEVQIDATDADDRTTGSVYGFKAADIEARDKALKPPGEWNSYELRVDGERLQVFLNGVEINDFTNTDPVRSLKDGHIGLQNHGADDQVSFRNIQLKEGPA, encoded by the coding sequence GTGCACAGTCAACGACGTCCCAGAGGCCGCTCCTTTCTCGCACTGCTGACCGGCGCCCTGCTCGCGGGCTCCACCCTCAGCGCCGTGCCGGCCAACGCCGCAGACCCCGGAAGACAGGCCGCCGCCCCCACGTTTCAGCAGGTGACCCTGGCCAAGGGCGCCGAAGAAGCCGGTGAGCCCATGACCCTGGCGGTGCTTCCCGACCGCCAGGTCCTGCACACCTCGCGCGACGGCACACTGCGTATCACCGACGAGGGCGGCACCACCAAGGTGTCCGGCACCCTCGATGTCTACAGCCACGACGAGGAAGGGCTCCAAGGAGTCGGCGTGGACCCCGGCTTCGCCCAGAACCGGGCCGTCTACCTCTACTACGCGCCCAAACTCGACACCCCCGCCGGCGACGCGCCCGAGACGGGTGGCGCCGCCGACTTCGCCCCCTTCGACGGGGTCAACCGGCTCTCGCGCTTCACCCTGAACGAGGACGGCACCCTCGACGAGGCGAGCGAGAAGAAGGTCCTCGACGTGCCCGCCTCACGCGGCACCTGCTGCCATGTCGGCGGTGACATCGCCTTCGACGCGGACGGCAACCTCTACCTGTCGACCGGCGACGACACCAACCCGTTCGCCTCCGACGGCTACACGCCGATCGACGACCGGCCGGACCGCAACCCCGCGTTCGACGCCCGGCGTTCCTCCGGCAACACCAACGACCTGCGCGGCAAGGTGCTGCGGATCAAGGTCGCCGACGACGGCTCGTACACCGTGCCCGACGGCAACCTCTTCGCCCCCGGCACCGAGAAGACGAAGCCCGAGATCTACGCCATGGGCTTCCGCAACCCGTTCCGGATCTCCGTCGACCAGAAGACGGGCATCGTCTACGTCGGTGACTACGGTCCCGACGCGGGCGCGGCCGACCCGGACCGCGGCCCGGCCGGACAGGTCGAGTTCGCACGTGTCACCGAGGCGGGCAACTTCGGCTGGCCGTACTGCACCGGCGACAACGAGCCCTTCAAGGACTACGACTTCGGCACCGGCACCTCCGGCCCGGCCTTCGACTGCGCCGCGCCGAAGAACGACTCGCCGCACAACACCGGTCTCACCGACCTGCCGCCGTCCCAGGCCGCCTGGATCCCGTACGACGGGAACAGCGTCCCGGAGTTCGGCGACGGCTCGGAGTCCCCGATGGGCGGTCCCGTCTACAACTACGACGCGGACCTCGACTCCCCGGTCAAGTTCCCCGAGGAGTACGACGGGAACTTCTTCGCAGGCGAGTTCGGCCGCAAGTGGATCAAGCGTATCGACCAGGGTGCCGACGGCACGGTCGAGTCGATCAACGATTTCCCCTGGTCAGGCACCCAGGTCATGGACATGGAGTTCGGCCCCGACGGCGCGCTCTACGTCCTCGACTACGGCACCGGCTTCTTCGGCGGCGACGAGCACTCGGCGCTGTACCGCGTCGAGAACGCCACCGAGGGATACTCGCCGGTCGCCGTCGCCAAGGCGGACAAGACATCCGGCACCGGACCGCTTGAGGTGGCCTTCTCGTCGGAGGGCACCGAGGACGCCGACGGTGACGAGCTGACGTACGCGTGGGACTTCGGCGACGGCGGGACCTCCACCGAGCCGAACCCGACCCACACCTTCGAGGAGAACGGCACCTACTCGGCGACCGTCACCGCGAAGGACCCCGGCGGGCTCACCGGCACCGCCTCCGTGCAGGTCGTCGTCGGCAACACCGCGCCCGTGGTGAAGCTGGAACTGCCCGCGCCGGGCACGCTGTTCAGTTTCGGTGACGAGCTGCCGTTCAAGGTCTCCGTCACCGACCCGGAGGACGGAGAGGACATCGACTGCTCCAAGGTCACCGTCCGCTACATCCTCGGCCACGACAGCCACGGTCACCCGATCACCTCGAAGACCGGCTGCGAGGGCACCATCAAGGCGCCCGCCGACGCCGAACACGATCCCAACGCAAACATCTTCGGAGTGATCGACGCCGAGTACACCGACGGCGGAGGCGGCGGCCAGGCCTCGCTCACCGGTCACGGCCAGTCCGAGATCCAGCCCAGGCACCGGCAGGCGGAGCATGCCAACGACTCGTCCGGCACCACCGTGACGGATCGTGAGGGAGCCAACGGCGGCAAGACCGTCGGCGGTATCTCGAACGGCGACTGGATCTCCTTCGAGCCGTACCACCTGGCCGGTGCGGCCAAGCTCACCGCGCGGGTCTCCTCCGGCGGCGCCGGCGGCACCCTCGAAGTGCGGGCGGGCGCGGCCGACGGCGAGGTCCTCGGCTCGGCCGAGGTGCCCGTCACCGGCGACTGGACCACGTTCGAGGACGTCGAGGTGGCCCTGACCGGCGCCCCGGCGGAGACGACCGATCTCGTCCTGACCTTCAAGGGCGGCGAGGGCGATCTCTTCGAGGTGGACGACTTCGAGATCACCGGGGAGGCGCCGGCCGCGGCCGGCGAGCGTGTCCTGGTCTTCTCCAAGACGGCGGGCTTCCGTCACGACTCCATCGAGGCCGGCACAGCGGCCCTGAAGGAGCTGGGGGAGTCCACCGAGATCACGGTCGAGTCCACGGAGGACGCGGGAGCGTTCACCGCGGAGAATCTCGCCGAGTACGACGCGGTGGCGTTCCTCTCCACCACCGGTGACGTGCTGAACGCCGAGCAGCAGAAGGCGTTCGAGGAGTACGTCGCCGGGGGAGGCGGCTATCTGGGCATCCACGCGGCCGCCGACACCGAGTACGAGTGGGAGTTCTACGGCGGTCTGGTGGGGGCCTACTTCGACTCCCACCCGGCGATCCAGCCCGCCACCGTGAAGGTCGAGGACCACGAGCACCCGGCCACGGCCCACCTGGAGGACACCTGGGACCGTACGGACGAGTGGTACAACTACCGCACCAACCCCCGTGAGCAGGCACGCGTACTCGCCTCGCTGGACGAGTCGAGCTACGAGGGCGGCAACATGTCGGGCGACCACCCGATCGCCTGGTGCCAGACCTACGAGGGCGGCCGGTCCTTCTACACCGGGGGCGGCCACACCAAGGAGTCGTACGCCGAACCGGCCTTCCGCGACCATCTCCTCGGCGGACTGAAGTACGCCACCGGGCAGGTCGAGGCGGACTGCACGCCGACGGGCGGCACCGACCCGGACCCCGGGTACACGGACATCTTCGACGGCAAGACGCTGGACGGCTGGAAGCAGGCCGGACCGGGGCAGTTCGACATCGTCGACGGTGAACTGCGTTCCCAGGGCGGCATGGGCCTGCTCTGGTACGAGGCCAAGGAACTCTCCTCGTACTCGCTCAAGCTCGACTGGAAGATGGCGGGCGACGACAACTCCGGTGTCTTCGTGGGCTTCCCGGCCTCCGACGACGTCAACTCGGCCGTGGACAACGGCTACGAGGTCCAGATCGACGCCACCGACGCCGACGACCGCACCACGGGATCGGTGTACGGATTCAAGGCCGCCGACATCGAGGCGAGGGACAAGGCCCTCAAGCCGCCGGGTGAGTGGAACAGCTACGAACTCAGGGTCGACGGGGAGCGCCTCCAGGTGTTCCTCAACGGAGTCGAGATCAACGACTTCACCAACACCGACCCGGTCCGCAGCCTGAAGGACGGTCACATCGGCCTTCAGAACCACGGCGCGGACGACCAGGTCTCCTTCCGGAACATCCAGCTCAAGGAGGGGCCTGCGTAG
- a CDS encoding sugar phosphate isomerase/epimerase family protein: MPRPFTLFTGQWADLPLEEVCRLARDFGYDGLELACWGDHFEVDKALTDPGYLESRHQLLDKYGLKCWAISNHLVGQAVCDSIIDERHQGILPSRIWGDGEAEGVRQRAAAEIKDTARAAAAFGVNTVIGFTGSSIWHLLAMFPPVPPGMIERGYDDFAERWNPILDVFDTEGVRFAHEVHPGEIAYDYWTTKQALEAVDHRPAFGLNFDPSHFVWQDLDPTGFLYDFRDRIYHVDCKEARKRLDGRNGRLGSHLPWGDPRRGWDFVSAGHGDVPWEDVFRMLRSINYEGPISVEWEDAGMDRLSGAPEALADLKRFDFDPPTASFDAAFGGGE, encoded by the coding sequence ATGCCACGCCCGTTCACGCTGTTCACCGGCCAGTGGGCCGATCTGCCCCTGGAAGAGGTCTGCCGGCTCGCCCGTGACTTCGGTTACGACGGTCTGGAACTGGCCTGCTGGGGCGACCACTTCGAGGTCGACAAGGCGCTCACCGATCCGGGCTATCTGGAGAGCCGCCACCAGCTGCTCGACAAGTACGGCCTCAAGTGCTGGGCGATCTCCAACCATCTCGTCGGCCAGGCGGTCTGCGACAGCATCATTGACGAGCGCCACCAGGGCATCCTGCCGTCCCGTATCTGGGGCGACGGGGAGGCCGAGGGCGTACGGCAGCGGGCCGCCGCGGAGATCAAGGACACCGCCAGGGCCGCCGCCGCGTTCGGCGTCAACACGGTGATCGGCTTCACCGGTTCGTCCATCTGGCATCTGCTGGCGATGTTCCCGCCGGTGCCGCCCGGCATGATCGAGCGGGGCTACGACGACTTCGCCGAGCGGTGGAACCCGATCCTCGACGTCTTCGACACCGAGGGGGTGCGCTTCGCCCACGAGGTCCACCCGGGCGAGATCGCGTACGACTACTGGACGACGAAGCAGGCGCTCGAAGCGGTCGACCACCGGCCCGCGTTCGGGCTGAACTTCGACCCGAGCCATTTCGTCTGGCAGGACCTGGACCCGACCGGATTCCTCTACGACTTCCGGGACCGGATCTACCACGTCGACTGCAAGGAGGCGCGCAAGCGTCTCGACGGCCGTAACGGCAGGCTCGGTTCGCATCTGCCCTGGGGCGACCCGCGGCGCGGCTGGGACTTCGTCTCGGCCGGCCACGGCGACGTGCCGTGGGAGGACGTCTTCCGCATGCTGCGGTCGATCAACTACGAGGGCCCGATCTCGGTGGAGTGGGAGGACGCCGGTATGGACCGGCTCTCCGGCGCCCCCGAGGCGCTCGCCGATCTGAAGCGGTTCGACTTCGACCCGCCCACCGCGTCCTTCGACGCGGCCTTCGGCGGCGGCGAGTAG
- a CDS encoding Gfo/Idh/MocA family protein, which produces MTSREASEKEAGAPPPLGIGMIGYSFMGAAHSQGWRTAGHVFDLPMRPHLAAICGRDETAVRTAADKLGWAAAETDWRELIARDDVQLVDICTPGDSHAEIAIAALEAGKHVLCEKPLANSVAEAEAMVRAAEAARSRGQLAMVGFNYRRVPAISYARKLIEEGRLGALRHVRVTYLQDWLVDAEFPLTWRLKREHAGSGALGDLGAHIVDLAQFLAGEPLVGVSAMTETFVRERPLLSGTSAGLSATGGAQTGPVTVDDAALFTGRLASGALASFEATRMAAGRKNALRLEINGEHGSLAFDLERLNELSFHDQSEPAVTAGFRRILVTESEHPYLDAWWPPGHGLGYEHTFVHQAKDLVEAIAAGTDPAPSFADGLQVQRVLAAVEESAEKNAIYTPVPAPSGIES; this is translated from the coding sequence ATGACCAGCAGGGAAGCGTCGGAGAAGGAAGCCGGCGCACCGCCGCCACTCGGTATCGGCATGATCGGATACTCGTTCATGGGTGCCGCCCACTCCCAGGGCTGGCGCACGGCGGGACATGTCTTCGATCTGCCGATGCGGCCGCACCTCGCCGCCATCTGCGGGCGGGACGAGACGGCCGTCCGCACGGCAGCCGACAAACTCGGCTGGGCCGCCGCGGAGACCGACTGGCGGGAACTCATCGCGCGTGACGACGTGCAGCTGGTCGACATCTGTACGCCTGGGGACAGCCACGCGGAGATAGCCATCGCCGCGCTGGAGGCGGGCAAGCACGTCCTGTGCGAGAAGCCCCTCGCCAACTCGGTCGCCGAGGCCGAGGCCATGGTCCGGGCCGCCGAGGCGGCCCGGTCCCGGGGCCAGTTGGCCATGGTGGGCTTCAACTACCGGCGGGTGCCCGCCATCAGTTACGCCCGCAAGCTGATCGAGGAGGGACGGCTCGGCGCGCTGCGGCACGTACGGGTCACCTACCTCCAGGACTGGCTGGTCGACGCCGAGTTCCCCCTCACCTGGCGGCTCAAGCGTGAGCACGCGGGATCGGGGGCGCTCGGCGACCTGGGCGCGCACATCGTGGACCTCGCGCAGTTCCTGGCGGGGGAGCCGCTGGTCGGGGTCTCCGCGATGACCGAGACGTTCGTACGGGAGAGGCCGCTGCTGTCGGGGACGTCGGCCGGACTCTCGGCGACGGGCGGCGCGCAGACGGGCCCGGTCACGGTGGACGACGCCGCCCTGTTCACGGGGCGGCTCGCCTCGGGGGCGCTGGCGTCCTTCGAGGCCACCCGTATGGCGGCGGGCCGCAAGAACGCGCTGCGGCTGGAGATCAACGGCGAGCACGGTTCGCTCGCCTTCGACCTGGAGCGGCTCAACGAGCTGTCGTTCCACGATCAGTCGGAGCCCGCGGTCACCGCCGGCTTCCGGCGGATCCTGGTCACCGAGTCCGAGCACCCGTACCTGGACGCCTGGTGGCCGCCGGGCCACGGGCTCGGCTACGAGCACACGTTCGTGCACCAGGCCAAGGATCTGGTCGAGGCGATCGCCGCCGGAACCGATCCCGCGCCCTCGTTCGCCGACGGTCTCCAGGTGCAGCGGGTCCTCGCCGCGGTCGAGGAGAGCGCGGAGAAGAACGCCATCTACACACCCGTCCCGGCCCCGTCCGGAATCGAGTCCTAG
- a CDS encoding substrate-binding domain-containing protein: MPETSRRGLLFGTAAIGAGALLTACTSNEKKDEPAANEQPVDDKPGKAVTIGFAGPQADHGWLAAINANARAQAKKYSDVTLDITEGSNDTAAQIGQIDSLINKKVDVLVILPADGKALTQAGLKAMRAGIPVINLDRIFADPQAFRCYVGGDNYGMGVNAGKYIGEKLKDKPNATVIELSGPDSLELTKQRTQGFDDALKNYPNIKKVARQAADFTVESGQAKMAQLLQAQSKFDALWNHDDDQGVGALRAIDQAGRDGFLMVGGAGAKSAMDAIKADNSVLKATVLYPPIMASTAIDLARALGQGKGVSGMAGLEIPAQVTLFSAVVDKDNVDEYLPQGFS, encoded by the coding sequence ATGCCAGAAACGAGCCGCAGAGGTCTTCTGTTCGGCACCGCCGCCATCGGCGCGGGTGCCCTCCTCACCGCCTGCACCAGCAACGAGAAGAAGGACGAGCCCGCCGCCAACGAGCAGCCGGTCGACGACAAGCCCGGCAAGGCCGTCACCATCGGCTTCGCCGGCCCCCAGGCCGACCACGGCTGGCTGGCCGCGATCAACGCGAACGCCAGGGCGCAGGCCAAGAAGTACTCGGACGTCACGCTCGACATCACCGAGGGCTCGAACGACACCGCCGCGCAGATCGGCCAGATCGACTCCCTGATCAACAAGAAGGTCGACGTCCTGGTGATCCTGCCGGCCGACGGCAAGGCCCTCACCCAGGCCGGTCTCAAGGCGATGCGCGCGGGCATCCCCGTCATCAACCTGGACCGGATCTTCGCCGACCCGCAGGCGTTCCGCTGCTACGTCGGCGGCGACAACTACGGCATGGGTGTCAACGCGGGCAAGTACATCGGCGAGAAGCTGAAGGACAAGCCCAACGCCACCGTCATCGAACTGTCGGGCCCCGACAGCCTGGAGCTGACCAAGCAGCGCACCCAGGGCTTCGACGACGCGCTCAAGAACTACCCCAACATCAAGAAGGTCGCCCGCCAGGCGGCCGACTTCACCGTCGAGTCCGGCCAGGCCAAGATGGCCCAGCTGCTCCAGGCGCAGTCCAAGTTCGACGCCCTGTGGAACCACGACGACGACCAGGGTGTCGGCGCGCTGCGCGCCATCGACCAGGCCGGCCGTGACGGGTTCCTGATGGTCGGCGGCGCCGGCGCCAAGTCGGCGATGGACGCCATCAAGGCCGACAACAGCGTTCTGAAGGCGACCGTGCTCTACCCGCCGATCATGGCCTCGACGGCGATCGACCTCGCCCGCGCGCTCGGCCAGGGCAAGGGCGTCAGCGGCATGGCCGGACTGGAGATCCCGGCCCAGGTCACCCTGTTCTCGGCGGTCGTCGACAAGGACAACGTCGACGAGTACCTGCCCCAGGGATTCAGCTGA
- a CDS encoding ABC transporter permease: MKQPASEAQQGGPDAAPADAAPVPLTKPAGRTPGGSGGRPPLGLRLDFRTLSLLGVLAALIVVGGITKPDQFLDTSNLQLVLTQASIIGVVTVGMTFVITSGGIDLSVGAIVALASVWATTLATQEYGFAGILFTAIIVGLACGLVNGVLIAYGGMAPFIATLAIMASARGLALQITDGNTQVVTLESVLDLGSRDSYILGVPPLVIIFAAVTVIGWLLLNRTTFGRRTVAVGGNAEATRLAGIDVRRQRLYLYLLSGLCCGIAAFMLIVLSGSGQNTNGNLYELDAIAAAIIGGTLLSGGRGTIVGSVLGVLIFTTITNIFALNNLQSDVQQIAKGAIIVAAVLVQRRTARNGEG; the protein is encoded by the coding sequence ATGAAACAGCCTGCCTCTGAGGCGCAGCAGGGCGGGCCCGACGCCGCGCCCGCCGACGCCGCCCCCGTGCCGCTGACCAAGCCCGCCGGAAGGACCCCGGGAGGTTCCGGGGGCCGGCCGCCGCTCGGACTGCGTCTCGATTTCCGTACGCTCTCGCTGCTCGGCGTGCTCGCCGCACTGATAGTCGTCGGCGGTATCACCAAGCCCGATCAGTTCCTGGACACCAGCAACCTGCAACTGGTGCTCACCCAGGCGTCGATCATCGGTGTCGTCACCGTCGGCATGACGTTCGTCATCACCAGCGGCGGCATCGACCTGTCGGTCGGCGCGATCGTGGCCCTGGCCTCCGTGTGGGCGACCACCCTGGCCACCCAGGAGTACGGCTTCGCCGGCATCCTGTTCACCGCGATCATCGTGGGTCTGGCCTGCGGTCTGGTCAACGGAGTGCTGATCGCGTACGGCGGCATGGCGCCGTTCATCGCGACCCTCGCGATCATGGCGTCCGCCCGTGGTCTGGCCCTCCAGATCACCGACGGCAACACCCAGGTCGTCACGTTGGAGTCGGTCCTCGACCTCGGCTCCCGCGACTCCTACATCCTGGGCGTCCCGCCGCTCGTCATCATCTTCGCCGCGGTGACGGTCATCGGCTGGCTGCTGCTCAACCGCACCACCTTCGGCCGTCGCACCGTCGCGGTCGGCGGCAACGCGGAGGCGACCCGCCTCGCCGGCATCGATGTGCGCAGGCAGCGGCTCTACCTCTACCTGCTGTCCGGTCTGTGCTGCGGTATCGCGGCCTTCATGCTGATCGTGCTGTCCGGCTCGGGACAGAACACGAACGGAAACCTCTACGAACTCGACGCCATCGCGGCGGCGATCATCGGCGGCACGCTGCTCAGCGGCGGTCGCGGCACGATCGTCGGCTCCGTGCTCGGTGTTCTGATCTTCACCACCATCACCAACATCTTCGCTCTCAACAACCTGCAGAGCGACGTCCAGCAGATTGCCAAGGGCGCGATCATCGTCGCCGCCGTACTGGTCCAGCGCCGCACGGCGCGCAACGGTGAGGGCTGA
- a CDS encoding sugar ABC transporter ATP-binding protein: protein MAPEPPEGSLLTMSGITKLFPGVRALDGVDLEVQAGEVHCLLGQNGAGKSTLIKVLAGAHQPDDGVITWRGEEVQLKSPIAAMKLGIATIYQELDLVEGLSVAENIFLGHEPTAAGFIVKGGEARTAATALLGRLGHPEIPAGRPVGELSAAHQQIVSMARALSHDVRLIVMDEPSAALDPDEVDNLFRIVDTLTADGVAVIYISHRLEEIRRIGDRVTVIKDGRTVAVGLPAKETPTSEVVSLMTGREVAYVFPDRPSLADAPRGEPVLRTEGLTREGEFEPVDLELRPGEIVGLAGLVGSGRSEILETIFGARKPTGGRVLVDGKELKPGSVRAAVRAGLGLAPEERKAQALLLIESVTRNVSVSSMSRFSRGGWLDSSAERKAARAATQELSLRPDNPDAVIRTLSGGNQQKVVLARWLLRGCRVLLLDEPTRGVDVGARAELYSVIRRLADDGLAVLLVSSEVPEVLGLADRVLVLREGRVVHTSPAQELDEHRVLDLVMEGSPTP from the coding sequence ATGGCACCAGAACCACCCGAAGGCAGCCTGCTCACCATGTCCGGCATCACCAAGCTGTTCCCGGGCGTCCGCGCCCTGGACGGCGTGGACCTGGAGGTCCAGGCAGGCGAAGTCCACTGTCTGCTCGGCCAGAACGGGGCCGGCAAATCCACACTCATCAAGGTGCTCGCCGGCGCGCACCAGCCCGACGACGGTGTCATCACCTGGCGCGGCGAAGAGGTCCAGCTCAAGTCACCCATCGCGGCGATGAAGCTCGGTATCGCGACCATCTACCAGGAACTCGACCTGGTCGAGGGCCTGTCGGTCGCCGAGAACATCTTCCTGGGCCACGAGCCGACCGCCGCCGGCTTCATCGTCAAGGGCGGCGAGGCGAGGACCGCGGCCACCGCGCTGCTCGGACGCCTCGGCCACCCCGAGATCCCCGCGGGCCGGCCCGTCGGTGAACTCTCCGCCGCGCACCAGCAGATCGTCTCCATGGCCCGCGCGCTCTCCCACGACGTACGCCTCATCGTGATGGACGAGCCGTCGGCGGCGCTCGACCCGGACGAGGTCGACAACCTCTTCCGTATCGTCGACACCCTCACCGCCGACGGGGTCGCCGTCATCTACATCTCCCACCGCCTGGAGGAGATCCGCCGCATCGGCGACCGCGTGACCGTCATCAAGGACGGCCGCACCGTCGCCGTGGGTCTGCCCGCGAAGGAGACCCCCACCAGCGAGGTCGTCTCGCTGATGACCGGCCGCGAGGTCGCGTACGTCTTCCCCGACCGCCCGTCGCTCGCCGACGCCCCGCGCGGCGAGCCCGTGCTGCGGACCGAAGGACTCACCAGGGAAGGCGAGTTCGAGCCCGTCGACCTCGAACTGCGGCCCGGCGAGATCGTCGGCCTCGCGGGTCTCGTCGGCTCCGGACGCTCCGAGATCCTGGAGACCATCTTCGGCGCCCGCAAGCCCACCGGCGGCCGGGTGCTGGTCGACGGCAAGGAGCTGAAGCCCGGCAGCGTCCGCGCCGCCGTACGCGCCGGACTCGGCCTCGCCCCGGAGGAGCGCAAGGCCCAGGCCCTGCTGCTCATCGAATCGGTCACCCGCAACGTGTCGGTGTCCTCGATGTCCCGCTTCTCCCGCGGCGGCTGGCTCGACAGCTCCGCCGAGCGCAAGGCCGCCAGGGCAGCGACCCAGGAACTCTCCCTGCGCCCCGACAACCCCGACGCGGTCATCCGCACCCTGTCGGGCGGCAACCAGCAGAAGGTCGTCCTGGCCCGCTGGCTGCTGCGCGGCTGCCGGGTGCTGCTTCTCGACGAACCCACCCGCGGTGTGGACGTCGGCGCACGCGCCGAGCTCTACTCCGTGATCCGCCGGCTGGCCGACGACGGCCTCGCCGTACTTCTCGTCTCCAGCGAGGTCCCCGAGGTCCTTGGCCTCGCCGACCGGGTGCTGGTGCTCCGGGAGGGCCGTGTCGTCCATACGTCACCGGCCCAGGAGCTCGACGAGCACCGTGTACTCGACCTTGTGATGGAAGGGAGCCCGACGCCATGA
- a CDS encoding ROK family transcriptional regulator, translating into MTARPANAHQARLLRLLRDGGPNSRAQLGDQVDLSRSKLAVEVDRLLETGLVVADGLAASRGGRRSHNIRLAPALRFLGVDIGATSIDVAVTNAELEVLGHVNHPMDVREGPVAVFEQVLAMAAKLKASGLADGYDGAGIGVPGPVRFPEGVPVAPPIMPGWDGFPVREALSQDLGCPVMVDNDVNLMAMGEQHAGVARSVGDFLCVKIGTGIGCGIVVGGEVYRGTTGSAGDIGHIRVEPDGRACVCGNRGCLEAHFSGAALARDAEDAARTGRSAELASRLEAAGRLTAADVAVAAAAGDPTALYLIREGGNRVGQVIAGLVSFFNPGLVVIGGGVTGLGHTLLASVRTQVYRQSLPLATGNLPIVLGELGPTAGVTGAARLISDHLFSPA; encoded by the coding sequence ATGACCGCACGACCCGCGAACGCTCATCAGGCGCGACTGCTCCGGCTCTTGCGTGACGGTGGTCCCAACTCCCGTGCCCAGCTCGGTGATCAGGTCGACCTCTCCCGCTCCAAGCTCGCCGTGGAGGTCGACCGGCTGCTGGAGACCGGGCTCGTCGTCGCCGACGGACTCGCCGCGTCGCGCGGTGGCCGTCGCTCCCACAACATCCGGCTCGCGCCCGCCCTCCGCTTCCTCGGGGTGGACATCGGCGCCACGTCCATAGACGTCGCCGTCACCAACGCCGAACTCGAAGTCCTCGGCCACGTCAACCACCCGATGGACGTCCGTGAGGGCCCGGTCGCCGTCTTCGAGCAGGTGCTCGCGATGGCCGCCAAGCTCAAGGCCTCCGGACTCGCCGACGGTTACGACGGCGCCGGCATCGGCGTTCCGGGACCCGTCCGCTTCCCCGAAGGCGTGCCGGTCGCGCCGCCGATCATGCCCGGCTGGGACGGCTTCCCCGTACGCGAGGCGCTCAGCCAGGACCTCGGCTGCCCCGTCATGGTCGACAACGACGTGAACCTGATGGCGATGGGTGAGCAGCACGCGGGCGTCGCACGCTCCGTGGGTGACTTCCTCTGCGTCAAGATCGGTACCGGTATCGGCTGCGGCATCGTCGTCGGCGGCGAGGTCTACCGCGGCACGACCGGCAGCGCGGGCGACATCGGCCATATCCGGGTCGAGCCCGACGGGCGCGCCTGTGTCTGCGGCAACAGGGGTTGCCTGGAAGCCCACTTCAGCGGCGCCGCGCTCGCCAGGGACGCCGAGGACGCCGCCCGTACGGGCCGTTCCGCCGAACTCGCCTCGCGCCTGGAGGCCGCCGGCCGGCTCACCGCCGCCGATGTCGCCGTGGCCGCCGCGGCCGGTGACCCCACCGCCCTCTATCTCATCCGCGAAGGCGGCAACCGGGTCGGCCAGGTCATCGCCGGCCTCGTCAGCTTCTTCAACCCGGGCCTCGTCGTGATCGGCGGCGGTGTGACCGGACTCGGCCACACCCTCCTGGCCAGCGTCCGTACGCAGGTCTACCGCCAGTCACTTCCACTGGCCACCGGCAATCTCCCCATCGTTCTCGGGGAGTTGGGGCCGACCGCCGGAGTCACCGGCGCGGCCCGGCTCATCAGCGACCACCTCTTCTCCCCGGCCTGA